The Halomicronema hongdechloris C2206 genome includes a window with the following:
- a CDS encoding divergent PAP2 family protein translates to MQNFSDIINNHVLLVALVACLLAQVVKALIEFVRHRKVNLRVLVETGGMPSAHSALVTALACGIGQTLGWSSPAFAVTSVFAIIVMYDAAGVRQAAGKQARVLNQIIDELFQEKPEFNEDRLKELLGHTPFQVIVGSMLGVVVSCLASPAY, encoded by the coding sequence ATGCAAAACTTCAGCGACATCATCAATAATCATGTGCTTCTGGTGGCGTTGGTAGCCTGCTTACTGGCCCAAGTGGTCAAGGCACTGATCGAATTTGTTCGGCATCGCAAAGTCAACTTGCGCGTATTAGTCGAAACCGGCGGCATGCCTAGTGCCCATTCGGCCTTAGTGACGGCCCTGGCCTGCGGCATTGGCCAGACCCTAGGCTGGTCGAGCCCGGCCTTTGCCGTAACCTCGGTGTTTGCCATCATTGTCATGTACGATGCTGCCGGAGTGCGGCAAGCTGCCGGTAAACAGGCCCGAGTGCTGAATCAGATTATCGATGAACTGTTTCAGGAAAAGCCTGAATTCAACGAAGATCGGTTGAAGGAATTACTGGGGCACACCCCCTTTCAGGTGATCGTAGGTTCGATGCTGGGGGTCGTGGTTTCCTGTTTAGCATCCCCTGCGTATTGA
- the psbU gene encoding photosystem II complex extrinsic protein PsbU: MKRLLGLLIALGVLFTSMSGLFAPPATAALLHGNGMTSLVLAEEIRNPVDAKLGTEYGSKLDLNNANVQAFTDYPGLYPTLARKILTNAPYGSVEDVLNLPGLSERQVQVLKDNLDNFTVTPPDPALVEGADRFNNGVYK, translated from the coding sequence ATGAAACGATTGTTAGGCCTATTAATTGCGTTGGGTGTACTGTTTACGTCCATGAGTGGTCTGTTTGCCCCGCCGGCAACAGCGGCACTACTCCATGGCAATGGGATGACATCTCTGGTGTTGGCAGAAGAGATTCGCAATCCCGTTGATGCCAAGCTAGGCACCGAGTACGGTTCGAAATTAGACCTGAATAATGCTAATGTTCAGGCCTTCACTGATTATCCTGGCTTATATCCCACCCTGGCCCGTAAGATTTTGACTAATGCTCCCTATGGTTCTGTGGAGGATGTCTTGAACTTACCGGGTCTAAGTGAGCGCCAAGTTCAGGTGTTAAAGGATAATCTCGATAACTTCACCGTGACTCCGCCGGATCCGGCCCTGGTAGAAGGGGCAGATCGGTTTAACAACGGCGTTTACAAGTAA
- a CDS encoding MgPME-cyclase complex family protein, which produces MQTYYYAIASQRFLIEEEPLDEVLRERTRHYQEQNRPIDFWLIKQPAFLQAPELAEVRANCPQPAAAIVSTNQSFITWLKLRLEYVAVGSFEAPSDTIPEPLASLEAVS; this is translated from the coding sequence ATGCAGACTTACTACTATGCGATCGCAAGTCAGCGCTTTCTGATTGAGGAAGAACCCCTAGACGAGGTGCTGCGGGAGCGTACCCGCCATTACCAGGAGCAGAACCGGCCAATTGATTTCTGGTTAATCAAGCAACCCGCCTTTCTGCAAGCACCAGAGCTGGCAGAGGTGCGAGCCAATTGTCCCCAACCCGCCGCCGCCATCGTCTCCACCAATCAGTCCTTCATTACTTGGTTAAAACTGCGGTTAGAATACGTGGCAGTGGGTAGTTTTGAGGCCCCGTCTGACACCATTCCCGAGCCCCTCGCTTCGCTGGAAGCGGTCTCCTAA
- the crtE gene encoding geranylgeranyl diphosphate synthase CrtE: MVLTNSRDPYASSFNLSDYLQERRRQVEVALDQALPVIYPETIYEAMRYSLMAGGKRLRPILCLATCELAGGTIEMAMPTACALEMVHTMSLIHDDLPAMDNDDYRRGRLTNHKVYGDGVAILAGDALLTYAFEYIACHTRGVPAERILAVVSDLGKAVGAAGLVGGQYVDLASEGDPDISLDTLDFIHTHKTAALLGVSVTSGAILAGASDTDIEHLSRYAQRIGLAFQIVDDVLDITATAEELGKSVGKDLRAKKATYPSFWGIEESRQQAQRLVNEAKAELQNFGELRQPLEAIANYITTRTY; the protein is encoded by the coding sequence ATGGTGTTGACCAACTCTCGTGATCCTTACGCATCCTCCTTTAACCTCTCCGACTATCTGCAAGAGCGTCGTCGCCAGGTAGAGGTGGCCCTCGATCAGGCCCTGCCGGTTATCTATCCCGAAACCATTTACGAAGCCATGCGTTATTCCCTTATGGCAGGGGGTAAGCGCTTACGCCCTATTCTCTGTCTGGCCACCTGCGAACTGGCCGGCGGCACGATTGAAATGGCCATGCCCACTGCCTGTGCCCTGGAAATGGTGCATACCATGTCCTTAATTCACGACGATTTGCCGGCCATGGATAATGACGACTATCGGCGCGGGCGATTAACTAACCACAAGGTCTATGGCGACGGGGTGGCAATTTTGGCTGGGGATGCCTTGTTGACCTATGCCTTTGAATATATTGCTTGCCACACCAGAGGGGTGCCGGCTGAACGCATCTTGGCGGTTGTCAGTGACCTTGGCAAGGCCGTCGGTGCCGCCGGATTAGTCGGGGGGCAATACGTTGATTTGGCCAGCGAAGGAGATCCAGACATTTCCTTGGACACCCTAGACTTTATCCATACCCACAAAACGGCTGCACTGCTGGGGGTTTCCGTCACCTCTGGAGCCATTTTGGCCGGAGCCTCTGATACTGATATAGAGCATCTTTCACGCTATGCCCAGCGTATCGGGTTGGCCTTTCAAATCGTAGATGATGTGCTAGACATCACCGCCACAGCTGAAGAGTTAGGCAAATCGGTGGGCAAAGATCTTCGGGCTAAGAAGGCCACCTATCCTAGCTTCTGGGGCATTGAGGAATCTCGCCAGCAGGCCCAGCGCTTGGTAAATGAGGCTAAAGCAGAACTCCAAAACTTTGGGGAATTACGGCAGCCACTTGAGGCTATTGCTAACTACATTACAACGCGCACGTATTAG
- a CDS encoding pyridoxine 5'-phosphate synthase, translated as MPTLGVNIDHVATLRQARRTVEPDPVAAAVLAELGGADGITVHLREDRRHIQERDVRLLRQTVRSHLNLEMAATDEMVAVALDIQPDYITLVPERRQEVTTEGGLDVAGQRQRVGEVVATLQAAGIPVSLFIDADTPQIKAAADVQAQFIELHTGAYAEAKTELAQAQALEVLRSGCHQALELGLRVNAGHGLTYWNTYAVACLDGIEELNIGHTIISRAVLVGLERAVQDMKQVIHGNG; from the coding sequence TTGCCCACCCTCGGCGTCAACATCGATCATGTTGCCACCCTGCGCCAGGCTCGTCGCACCGTGGAGCCGGATCCAGTCGCTGCCGCTGTCTTGGCTGAGTTAGGAGGGGCCGATGGCATTACGGTCCACCTGCGGGAGGATCGACGGCATATCCAAGAGCGGGACGTGCGCTTACTGCGGCAAACCGTCCGCAGCCATCTCAATCTGGAGATGGCTGCCACCGATGAGATGGTAGCTGTTGCCTTAGATATTCAGCCTGATTACATCACCTTAGTGCCGGAACGACGCCAGGAGGTGACCACGGAGGGAGGGCTAGATGTGGCTGGTCAGCGACAGCGCGTTGGGGAGGTGGTGGCTACCCTGCAAGCAGCCGGGATTCCAGTCAGCCTATTCATCGATGCGGATACCCCCCAGATTAAGGCAGCTGCCGATGTTCAGGCCCAATTCATTGAATTGCATACTGGTGCCTATGCCGAGGCTAAGACAGAGCTAGCCCAGGCCCAGGCCCTTGAGGTGCTACGAAGCGGATGCCATCAAGCCCTGGAGCTGGGATTGCGAGTGAATGCTGGCCATGGACTGACTTACTGGAACACCTACGCGGTGGCATGCCTGGACGGAATTGAGGAACTCAATATCGGCCATACCATCATTAGTCGAGCGGTGTTGGTGGGCTTAGAACGAGCCGTGCAGGATATGAAACAGGTCATCCACGGTAACGGATAA
- a CDS encoding sulfotransferase, with amino-acid sequence MKLPNFLIIGVQKAGTSSVYHYLKGHPQVYMSPIKEPNFLMRDWQSDPTTRVQRNKGKIRTLEAYCQLFQASQDEVAIGEASPNYLFHYQSAADQIQKYVPQAKLICILRNPVDRAYSDYLMHLRDAIHDKPRSLSEQIRYRAQQSFIIRKGFYYAPLKHFYTIFGREQLRVYLYDDLCESAVDFMQEIYRFLEVDSSFRPDVSRKAQVAQVPQNQWLNKLLRRENRARRVAATILRPLMSPQARHRLRAQLLNLNSKDKSQEPLRPEDRQQLIELYREDILKLQDLVHRDLSSWLT; translated from the coding sequence ATGAAACTGCCTAACTTCTTGATTATTGGCGTGCAGAAAGCTGGAACCAGCTCGGTTTATCACTACTTAAAAGGGCATCCCCAAGTTTATATGAGCCCGATCAAGGAACCCAATTTCTTGATGAGAGATTGGCAATCTGACCCAACTACTCGAGTCCAAAGAAATAAAGGTAAGATTCGGACGCTGGAAGCCTATTGCCAGCTTTTTCAAGCCAGCCAAGATGAGGTTGCCATTGGAGAGGCCTCTCCGAATTATCTGTTTCACTATCAGTCTGCAGCCGATCAGATTCAGAAATATGTTCCTCAGGCGAAGTTGATCTGTATTTTACGAAATCCTGTCGATCGTGCTTATTCTGATTACCTGATGCATCTGCGTGATGCTATCCACGATAAACCCCGTAGCTTATCAGAGCAAATTCGGTATCGTGCTCAACAGTCATTCATTATTCGTAAAGGCTTCTACTATGCCCCACTAAAACACTTTTATACTATTTTTGGGCGGGAGCAGTTGCGAGTTTACTTATATGACGATCTCTGCGAATCTGCCGTTGACTTCATGCAGGAGATTTATCGATTTCTGGAGGTGGACAGCAGCTTTCGGCCAGATGTATCTCGTAAGGCTCAGGTGGCTCAGGTCCCTCAGAATCAGTGGCTCAATAAGCTACTGCGTAGGGAAAATAGAGCCAGACGGGTGGCCGCTACGATACTTAGACCATTGATGTCGCCCCAGGCTAGACATCGACTCCGGGCTCAACTGCTGAATCTGAATTCCAAGGATAAATCCCAGGAGCCCCTGCGGCCAGAAGATCGGCAGCAGCTGATTGAACTCTATCGAGAGGATATCTTGAAGCTACAGGACTTGGTTCATCGCGATCTTTCATCCTGGTTAACATAA
- the folD gene encoding bifunctional methylenetetrahydrofolate dehydrogenase/methenyltetrahydrofolate cyclohydrolase FolD gives MAQRLDGKALAQEIQLALAQQVKTLTAKTGRPPGLAVIMVGDDPASATYVRNKHRACDRIGIASYGKHLPASTPQTELLNYIQQLNQDDRVDGILLQLPLPQDLDAVTLLNSIAPDKDVDGLHPINMGRLLRGEPGLRSCTPAGVMHLLQTYDVPIAGRHAVVLGRSILVGKPMALMLLAANATVTIAHSSTRDLVAVTRQADILVTAVGRPHLITAGMVNPGTTVIDVGINRVEHPNGKGKLVGDVDFAAVEPLVQAITPVPGGIGPMTVAMLLQNTVLSYCKRFHIDG, from the coding sequence ATGGCTCAGCGTCTTGACGGTAAAGCACTAGCTCAGGAGATTCAGCTAGCATTGGCCCAACAGGTGAAAACCTTAACGGCAAAGACTGGTCGGCCTCCAGGGCTAGCTGTGATCATGGTGGGCGATGACCCGGCCAGTGCTACCTACGTCCGCAATAAACATCGAGCTTGCGATCGCATCGGCATTGCCTCCTATGGCAAGCACTTACCAGCCTCTACACCCCAGACAGAGCTACTAAACTACATTCAGCAGCTGAATCAGGACGATCGCGTCGATGGCATCTTACTGCAACTTCCTCTACCTCAGGATTTAGACGCCGTCACCCTGCTCAATAGCATTGCCCCCGACAAAGACGTCGATGGCCTACATCCCATCAACATGGGTAGATTGCTTCGGGGAGAACCCGGTCTGCGTAGCTGTACCCCGGCCGGAGTGATGCACTTACTGCAGACCTACGATGTGCCCATAGCCGGTCGCCACGCCGTCGTTCTCGGGCGTAGTATTCTGGTGGGCAAACCCATGGCCCTGATGCTCTTAGCCGCCAATGCCACCGTTACCATTGCCCATTCCAGCACTCGGGATCTCGTCGCCGTGACCCGTCAGGCTGATATTTTGGTGACAGCAGTAGGGCGTCCTCATCTCATCACCGCCGGGATGGTCAACCCAGGTACCACCGTTATCGACGTTGGCATCAATCGGGTTGAACACCCCAACGGCAAAGGCAAGCTAGTCGGGGATGTAGACTTTGCTGCTGTGGAGCCTTTAGTGCAAGCCATTACCCCCGTGCCTGGGGGAATTGGTCCCATGACGGTTGCCATGCTGTTACAGAATACGGTATTGAGCTATTGCAAGCGTTTTCACATAGATGGTTAG